One Heptranchias perlo isolate sHepPer1 chromosome 39, sHepPer1.hap1, whole genome shotgun sequence DNA segment encodes these proteins:
- the LOC137305006 gene encoding probable G-protein coupled receptor 139: protein MGQPVIIQIERIYYPIIAIIGVTANLLTIVILSRGSYGLSKCITRYLVAMAAGDLLVLIFDVILYEIKDAYFAYSFLNYTPICSLNLALIFTSIDCSVWLTVAFTFDRFITICCQKLRTKYSTEKTAVAVIAVVFSLSILENVPIYFVFEPREIIDNVPWSCYVKSSFYTLPIWVAFLWLETILTPFVPFVLILLLNALTIRHIILANRVRRGLRGNNNSENHNDPEMENRRKSIILLLAISSSFILLWTVPFLCYICVQFTDIQFMVGNYNDPFTIMEQTGYMLRTLSCCTNTFIYAASQRKFRDELKNMIKRPLSLIMYSFQ, encoded by the exons ATGGGACAGCCGGTAATCATACAGATAGAAAGGATATACTACCCTATTATTGCAATTATTGGTGTTACTG CTAATTTgttgacaattgtgattctctcccgtGGAAGTTacggcctctccaaatgcatcaccCGTtatctggtggccatggcagcgggggATCTACTAGTTCTGATATTTGATGTAATACTGTATGAGATTAAAGATGCTTATTTCGCATATTCATTCCTGAATTACACTCCTATTTGTAGTCTCAATCTCGCTCTGATTTTTACATCTATTGATTGTTCTGTCTGGTTaactgtcgctttcacctttgatcgattcaTCACCATTTGTTGTCAAAAGTTGCGAACAAAATATAGCACCGAAAAAACTGCGGTTGCGGTTATAGCAGTGGTGTTTTCATTAAGTATATTAGAAAATGTTCCAATCTACTTTGTATTTGAACCTCGGGAAATAATTGACAATGTACCGTGGTCCTGCTATGTAAAATCAAGCTTCTATACCTTACCCATATGGGTAGCATTTTTGTGGTTGGAAACTATTTTAACCCCGTTTGTTCCATTTGTTTTGATTTTACTGCTCAATGCTCTGACCATCAGGCACATTATACTGGCCAATAGAGTGAGGAGGGGACTTCGAGGAAACAACAACAGTGAGAATCAtaatgatccagagatggagaaccgaaggaaatccatcattttactgctcGCCATATctagcagttttatactgttatggacGGTACCTTTCCTATGTTATATATGTGTACAATTTACAGATATTCAATTTATGGTAGGAAATTATAACGACCCTTTCACCATTATGGAACAAACCGGGTACATGCTTCGGACAttaagttgctgcacaaacacgttTATTTATGCAGCGTCCCAGAGAAAATTCAGAGATGAGCTAAAGAATATGATTAAGCGACCCCTGTCTCTAATAATGTATTCATTTCAGTAA